Proteins encoded together in one Camelina sativa cultivar DH55 chromosome 9, Cs, whole genome shotgun sequence window:
- the LOC104715880 gene encoding exopolygalacturonase-like, translated as MISSVCGFRLILVIAAVTSSISAAASTDLPGRKIFDVRSYGARGDGKTDNAMAFTKAWKDACEWKGFPRVYVPFGTFYLGGVIFTGPCKSRISFIIKGTLLAPKEANAIKQETWIIFRYVDYLTVSGGGILDGQGSYSWSLNNCRQNPNCPALPMNLGFQFVRFSRIRHIRSINSKMGHLNFYAVQNFNISRMSIRAPEDSPNTDGIKIGLSSNMKINNVDIGTGDDCIAILSGTTNLDISNVNCGPGHGISVGSLGKYKGEKSVQGITVRDSIFNGSTNGVRIKTWGSRSTPNLVSNFLYKNLQMINVGNPINIDQRYCPNSNCDYESASQIQIQDVRYNNIWGTSTDKVAVKLQCSKNVPCKGVELTDINLEHRGPLGPATAFCENVGGRTSGKISPPSCIR; from the exons atgatTTCCTCTGTTTGTGGTTTTAGGCTAATTTTAGTCATAGCTGCCGTCACAAGTAGCATTTCAGCAGCCGCTTCTACTGATCTCCCCGGAAGAAAGATCTTTGATGTTCGAAGCTATGGCGCTCGCGGTGACGGCAAAACCGACAATGCTATG GCGTTTACAAAGGCGTGGAAAGACGCGTGCGAATGGAAAGGATTCCCTAGAGTCTACGTACCATTTGGAACCTTCTACCTCGGTGGCGTAATCTTCACGGGACCATGTAAAAGTCGGATTAGTTTCATCATCAAAGGAACTTTGTTAGCACCTAAAGAAGCTAACGCCATCAAACAAGAGACGTGGATCATTTTCAGGTACGTTGACTATCTCACAGTCTCAGGCGGCGGTATTCTTGATGGACAAGGAAGCTATTCTTGGTCACTCAACAATTGCcgccaaaaccctaattgcccGGCTCTACCTATGAACTTGGGGTTCCAATTCGTGAGATTCTCAAGAATCAGGCACATCAGATCGATCAATAGCAAAATGGGTCACCTCAACTTCTACGCAGTGCAAAACTTTAACATCTCACGCATGAGCATTAGGGCTCCCGAAGATAGCCCTAACACCGACGGAATCAAGATAGGTTTATCAAGCAACATGAAGATCAACAATGTTGACATCGGAACTGGCGACGACTGCATCGCGATCTTGTCGGGGACCACCAATTTGGATATCTCCAACGTCAACTGTGGACCGGGACATGGAATCAGCGTTGGAAGTCTTGGAAAGTATAAAGGTGAGAAGAGCGTTCAGGGAATAACGGTTAGGGATTCCATCTTTAACGGTTCGACTAATGGAGTACGAATCAAGACATGGGGTTCGAGGAGTACACCGAACTTAGTTTCTAATTTCCTTTACAAGAATCTCCAGATGATTAATGTCGGAAACCCAATCAACATAGATCAACGATACTGTCCTAACTCAAACTGCGACTATGAG tCTGCTTCACAGATTCAGATACAAGACGTGAGGTACAATAACATTTGGGGGACGTCTACGGACAAAGTGGCCGTAAAGTTACAATGTAGCAAGAATGTTCCTTGCAAAGGGGTTGAGCTCACCGATATTAACTTAGAACACCGTGGACCCCTCGGTCCAGCCACCGCTTTCTGTGAGAATGTTGGCGGTAGGACAAGTGGCAAGATTTCTCCTCCGTCTTGCATCCGTTGA
- the LOC104713523 gene encoding VQ motif-containing protein 10-like — translation MSGRGRVKSEPMKVVFINTQYVETDARSFKTVVQELTGKDAIVAAGPFESPSSASDSRCYGGGSKIGEDTRQLYGGGGGGGGQVGSTTEFDRFLKEMPAMEELYKLWSEN, via the coding sequence ATGTCTGGAAGAGGGAGAGTGAAATCGGAGCCGATGAAGGTTGTGTTCATAAACACACAGTACGTTGAGACAGATGCTCGTAGCTTCAAAACCGTTGTTCAAGAACTCACCGGTAAGGACGCCATCGTCGCCGCCGGTCCTTTTGAGTCCCCCTCCTCCGCTTCCGACAGCCGTTGTTACGGTGGCGGTAGTAAAATCGGTGAAGATACCAGACAGCTctacggcggaggaggaggaggaggaggacaagTAGGGTCGACGACGGAGTTTGATAGATTTTTGAAGGAGATGCCTGCCATGGAGGAGTTGTATAAACTATGGTCAGAAAATTGA